In a genomic window of Balaenoptera ricei isolate mBalRic1 chromosome 3, mBalRic1.hap2, whole genome shotgun sequence:
- the SLC36A1 gene encoding proton-coupled amino acid transporter 1 isoform X2: MVPDPDPPIKKQHWHRTPGAASGREKCRHLDGSPQPAGDRPRGCALHGYPGEVRSPLLPQTEQALCGLWGYGDVRPGSQPHLLAPEQRPLGKVVTSCCCNSASTSSLFRHTVDFFLIVTQLGFCCVYFVFLADNFKQVIEAANGTTTNCHNNETVILTPTMDSRLYMLAFLPFLVLLVFVRNLQALSIFSLLANITMVVSLVMIYQFIVQDIPDPSLLPLVASWQTYPLFFGTAVFAFEGIGMVLPLENKMKDPRKFSFILYGGMAIITVLYISLGSLGYLQFGAKIQGSITLNLPNCWLYQSVKLLYSIGIFFTYALQFYVPAEIIIPFFVARVPEHWKLVVDLSMRTMLVCLTCVLAILIPRLDLVISLVGSVSSSALALIIPPLLEIATYHSEGMSPVTIVKDALISLLGFVGFVVGTYVTLYELIQPSSTPVFINSTSAFV; the protein is encoded by the exons ATGGGTCCCCTCAGCCTGCTGGTGATAGGCCTCGTGGCTGTGCACTGCATGGGTATCCTGGTGAAGTGCGCTCACCACTTCTGCCACAG actGAACAAGCCCTTTGTGGACTATGGGGATACGGTGATGTACGGCCTGGAAGCCAGCCCCATCTCCTGGCTCCGGAACAACGCCCGCTGGGGAAG GTTGTTACCAGCTGTTGTTGTAACAGTGCTTCAACCAGCAGCCTGTTTCG GCACACTGTGGACTTCTTCCTAATCGTCACGCAGCTGGGATTCTGCTGTGTCTATTTTGTCTTTCTGGCTGACAACTTCAAACAG GTGATAGAAGCAGCCAATGGGACCACCACCAACTGCCACAACAACGAGACGGTGATCCTGACGCCCACCATGGACTCGAGACTCTACATGCTCGCCTTCCTGCCCTTCCTGGTGCTTCTGGTGTTCGTCAGAAACCTCCAAGCCCTGTCCATCTTCTCCCTGTTGGCCAACATCACCATGGTGGTCAGCCTAGTTATGATCTACCAGTTCATTGTTCAG gaTATCCCAGACCCCAGTTTACTCCCCTTGGTGGCATCCTGGCAGACCTACCCTCTGTTCTTTGGCACGGCCGTTTTTGCATTTGAAGGCATCGGGATG GTTCTGCCccttgaaaacaaaatgaaggatcCCCGGAAGTTTTCGTTTATCCTCTATGGGGGAATGGCTATCATCACTGTCCTCTACATCAGCCTGGGGAGTCTGGGATACCTGCAATTTGGAGCTAAGATCCAAGGGAGCATAACCCTCAACCTGCCCAACTGTTG GCTGTACCAGTCAGTTAAGCTGCTCTATTCCATCGGCATCTTCTTCACCTACGCCCTCCAGTTCTACGTCCCGGCCGAGATCATCATCCCCTTCTTTGTGGCCCGTGTGCCTGAGCATTGGAAGCTGGTGGTAGACCTATCCATGCGCACCATGCTGGTCTGCCTGACGT GCGTCTTGGCCATCCTCATCCCCCGCCTGGACCTGGTCATCTCCCTGGTGGGCTCCGTGAGCAGCAGTGCCCTGGCCCTCATCATCCCGCCCCTCCTGGAGATCGCCACCTACCACTCAGAGGGCATGAGCCCCGTCACCATCGTCAAGGACGCCCTGATCAGCCTCCTGGGCTTCGTGGGCTTTGTGGTGGGGACGTATGTGACCCTCTACGAGCTGATCCAGCCCAGCAGCACTCCCGTCTTCATCAACTCCACCAGTGCCTTTGTATAG